The following proteins are co-located in the Spinactinospora alkalitolerans genome:
- a CDS encoding benzaldehyde dehydrogenase encodes MGLLNDETWTGKVFTGEWVSARGGDAPVVSPATGAEIGRIGSADADDVTASAVAAAGAQREWAAASFEERAAVLRRAGDLFTEHAAEIAGWLGREAGSAPGKAGFEAHLAVTEAYECAALASQPVGEVLRTAKPRLSLSRRVPVGVVGVIAPFNFPLILGMRSVAPALALGNAVVLKPDPRTAVSGGAVIAEVFRAAGLPEGVLQVLPGGAEAGVRLVEDPRVRVISFTGSTAAGRKVGEAAGRHLKRAHLELGGNSPLIVLDDADLDSAASVGAWGSFLHQGQICMTTGRHLVHASVADAYVERLAAKAEALPVGDPESGEVALGPIIDAGQRDKIHSLVTRSVESGAKLSAGGVYEGLFYRPTVLDQVRSESPAFAEEVFGPVAPVIRFETLDEAADIACASDYGLSLGILTANPMRGYELAERIPSGIVHINDQTVDDEAVAPFGGVGDSGTGSRFGGTTANIEAFTETQWVTMRADTARYPF; translated from the coding sequence ATGGGTCTGCTGAACGACGAGACCTGGACCGGCAAGGTCTTCACCGGGGAGTGGGTGAGCGCCCGGGGCGGTGACGCGCCGGTGGTCTCCCCCGCCACGGGGGCCGAGATCGGCAGGATCGGGTCGGCCGACGCCGACGACGTGACCGCTTCGGCTGTCGCTGCCGCGGGGGCGCAGCGAGAGTGGGCCGCGGCCTCGTTCGAGGAGCGGGCGGCGGTCCTGCGCCGGGCCGGCGACCTGTTCACCGAGCACGCCGCCGAGATCGCCGGATGGCTGGGCCGGGAGGCCGGGTCCGCGCCGGGCAAGGCCGGCTTCGAGGCGCACCTGGCCGTCACCGAGGCCTACGAGTGCGCGGCACTGGCCTCCCAGCCGGTGGGGGAGGTGCTGCGCACCGCCAAGCCGCGGCTGAGCCTGTCCCGCAGGGTGCCCGTGGGCGTGGTCGGCGTGATCGCGCCGTTCAACTTCCCCCTCATCCTGGGCATGCGCTCGGTCGCCCCGGCGCTGGCGCTGGGCAACGCGGTCGTGCTCAAGCCCGACCCGCGCACCGCCGTCAGCGGCGGCGCGGTGATCGCCGAGGTCTTCCGGGCCGCCGGCCTGCCCGAGGGCGTGCTGCAGGTGCTGCCCGGCGGGGCCGAGGCGGGCGTGCGCCTGGTCGAGGACCCGCGCGTGCGCGTCATCTCCTTCACCGGCTCCACCGCCGCCGGCCGCAAGGTCGGCGAGGCGGCCGGCCGGCACCTCAAGCGCGCGCACCTGGAGCTGGGCGGCAACTCCCCGCTCATCGTGCTCGACGACGCCGACCTCGACAGCGCCGCGTCGGTGGGCGCGTGGGGCTCGTTCCTGCACCAGGGCCAGATCTGCATGACCACCGGGCGCCACCTGGTGCACGCCTCCGTCGCCGACGCCTACGTGGAGCGGCTCGCGGCCAAGGCCGAGGCGCTGCCGGTGGGCGACCCTGAGTCGGGCGAGGTGGCGCTGGGCCCGATCATCGACGCCGGGCAGCGCGACAAGATCCACTCGCTGGTCACCCGCAGCGTGGAGTCCGGCGCCAAGCTCTCCGCCGGCGGCGTCTACGAGGGCCTGTTCTACCGGCCCACGGTCCTGGACCAGGTCCGCTCGGAGTCCCCGGCCTTCGCCGAGGAGGTGTTCGGCCCCGTCGCCCCGGTCATCCGCTTCGAGACCCTGGACGAGGCCGCCGACATCGCGTGCGCCAGCGACTACGGGCTGTCGCTGGGCATCCTCACCGCCAACCCGATGCGCGGCTACGAGCTGGCCGAGCGCATCCCCTCGGGGATCGTGCACATCAACGACCAGACCGTCGACGACGAGGCCGTCGCCCCCTTCGGCGGCGTCGGCGACTCGGGCACCGGATCGCGCTTCGGCGGCACCACCGCCAACATCGAGGCCTTCACCGAGACCCAGTGGGTCACGATGCGGGCCGACACCGCCCGCTACCCCTTCTAG
- a CDS encoding carbohydrate ABC transporter permease: MVRTRRRREELHGRLLVSPTLLVVGLVVLAPFAASVVLAFQDVRLIDIRFMSPADLGITFDNFAEVLSSAGFWEAARTTVVYASLTTVGSVLAGLVLALALRRPFPGRGAVRGLMLVPYVLPVVAATTIWTTLLNPQYGAVNEVGRRFLGWEAPINFLTTRGIDIAGLPVPVALSVVIAFEVWKSFPLAFLFITARLQAAPRDIEEAAIVDGASPTQCFRHVLLPQLTGVLALLGLLRFIWSFQNFNDVYLLTGGAGGTEVVAVRVYEELITRADIGAASALGLLMTLALSVLLLAYVRMTRKEGAR, from the coding sequence GTGGTGAGGACGCGCCGGCGCAGGGAGGAGCTGCACGGGCGGCTGCTCGTCTCGCCGACGCTGCTGGTCGTCGGCCTGGTGGTGCTGGCGCCCTTCGCGGCGAGCGTGGTGCTGGCGTTCCAGGACGTGCGGCTGATCGACATCCGCTTCATGTCGCCCGCCGACCTGGGGATCACGTTCGACAACTTCGCCGAGGTGCTCTCCAGCGCCGGCTTCTGGGAGGCGGCGCGCACCACCGTCGTCTACGCCTCGCTGACCACGGTCGGGTCGGTGCTGGCCGGGCTGGTGCTGGCCCTGGCGCTGCGCCGGCCGTTCCCCGGCAGGGGTGCGGTGCGGGGCCTGATGCTGGTCCCCTACGTGCTGCCGGTCGTGGCCGCGACCACGATCTGGACCACGCTGCTCAACCCGCAGTACGGCGCGGTCAACGAGGTGGGGCGGCGCTTCCTCGGCTGGGAGGCGCCGATCAACTTCCTCACCACGCGCGGCATCGACATCGCGGGGCTGCCCGTGCCGGTCGCACTCAGCGTGGTGATCGCCTTCGAGGTGTGGAAGTCCTTCCCGCTGGCGTTCCTGTTCATCACGGCGCGGCTGCAGGCCGCGCCCCGCGACATCGAGGAGGCGGCGATCGTCGACGGCGCCTCGCCCACGCAGTGCTTCCGGCACGTCCTGCTGCCCCAGCTCACCGGCGTGCTCGCGCTGCTGGGGCTGCTGCGCTTCATCTGGTCGTTCCAGAACTTCAACGACGTCTACCTGCTCACCGGCGGCGCCGGCGGCACCGAGGTGGTCGCCGTGCGGGTCTACGAGGAGCTGATCACGCGGGCCGACATCGGCGCCGCGTCGGCGCTGGGCCTGCTGATGACGCTGGCGCTGTCGGTGCTGCTGCTGGCCTACGTGCGGATGACGCGGAAGGAGGGGGCGCGGTGA
- a CDS encoding carbohydrate ABC transporter permease, whose protein sequence is MTAPARARRPLDRHAVERRVLGVLRVLVIAGAVAAAAGPLLYGVVLSVRPFADVVAEPLALPAPGEVDAGAYVEALRDESAGGFGLARFMRNSLAVALGTTALAVACSVLGAYAAVRLRFFGRDSVNGFFLAVYLFPGIVLAVPLFVVFSRIGLTSSLTGLVLIYLAQTIPVSLYMLRNYFHAVPVGVEEAAEVDGCNRMQVIWRVVLPMAMPGIAATALYVFMIAWNEFLFALLFLVDDRRRWTVSLGIAQLTDFNVPAPVLMAGSIAITVPVVAGFLLAQRLLISGLTAGAEKG, encoded by the coding sequence GTGACCGCCCCGGCGCGGGCGCGGCGCCCACTGGACCGCCACGCCGTGGAGCGGCGCGTGCTGGGGGTGCTGCGCGTGCTGGTGATCGCCGGCGCGGTCGCCGCCGCGGCGGGCCCGCTGCTGTACGGCGTGGTGCTGTCGGTGCGGCCGTTCGCCGACGTCGTCGCCGAGCCGCTGGCGCTGCCGGCCCCGGGCGAGGTGGACGCCGGAGCCTACGTCGAGGCGCTGCGGGACGAGTCGGCCGGCGGGTTCGGGCTGGCCCGGTTCATGCGCAACTCGTTGGCGGTGGCGCTGGGCACGACGGCGCTGGCGGTGGCGTGCAGCGTGCTGGGCGCCTACGCGGCGGTGCGGCTGCGCTTCTTCGGCCGGGACTCGGTCAACGGCTTCTTCCTCGCGGTCTACCTGTTCCCCGGCATCGTGCTCGCGGTCCCGTTGTTCGTGGTGTTCAGCCGCATCGGCCTGACCAGCTCGTTGACCGGCCTGGTGCTCATCTACCTGGCGCAGACCATCCCGGTCTCGCTGTACATGCTGCGCAACTACTTCCACGCGGTCCCGGTCGGGGTCGAGGAGGCCGCGGAGGTCGACGGCTGCAACCGCATGCAGGTGATCTGGCGGGTGGTGCTGCCGATGGCGATGCCCGGCATCGCCGCCACCGCGCTGTACGTGTTCATGATCGCCTGGAACGAGTTCCTGTTCGCCCTGCTGTTCCTGGTGGACGACCGGCGGCGCTGGACGGTGTCGCTGGGGATCGCCCAGCTCACCGACTTCAACGTCCCCGCGCCGGTGCTGATGGCCGGCTCGATCGCGATCACCGTCCCGGTCGTGGCCGGCTTCCTGCTCGCCCAGCGCCTGCTGATCTCCGGCCTGACAGCGGGAGCGGAGAAGGGCTGA
- a CDS encoding ABC transporter substrate-binding protein, with amino-acid sequence MPVTRSRPRRRAPRARPASALAAALLLGAACQAGGDAGGGGITLWTPHVTPDRLAQQEATAQRFTEETGIEVTVVPMGAADQNQSLVTGAASGDVPDVILLAPDQAAAWSSQGLLDTEVPAAVVEALGRSTFSERALDMVTLDGELAAVPSDGWGQVLVYRTDLFEAAGLDAPESLTDIAEAAEELDGGGTAGIVLGTKPGDPFTTQTIEALLLANGCRLADDSGEVTLDSPECAAALELYARMADASVSGDQDVETTRAAYLAGDAAMLFWGSHIFDELAGLAPDFPPTCAECEDDPRFLAENSGVATVLTGPDDPAGAQYGLTLNLGVPRGADAESARRFIEFLLGDGYLETLEVSTEGRVPVRTGTEEDPTAYADAWADLPTGEDEQTRAPLSDLYDEETVQAIVDGAQNFRRWGYGTGHAALAGSLAAQNTLVQDVNTLFDDGDPRAYAERMARSAEEVRADVE; translated from the coding sequence ATGCCCGTGACGAGGAGCCGTCCGCGCCGCCGCGCCCCGCGCGCCCGGCCGGCGTCCGCACTCGCAGCGGCGCTGCTGCTCGGCGCGGCCTGCCAGGCGGGCGGGGACGCCGGCGGCGGGGGCATCACGCTGTGGACCCCGCACGTCACGCCCGACCGGCTCGCCCAGCAGGAGGCCACGGCGCAGCGGTTCACCGAGGAGACCGGCATCGAGGTCACCGTGGTGCCCATGGGCGCGGCCGACCAGAACCAGTCCCTGGTCACCGGCGCGGCCTCCGGCGACGTCCCCGACGTGATCCTGCTGGCGCCGGACCAGGCCGCGGCGTGGAGCTCGCAGGGCCTGCTGGACACCGAGGTGCCGGCGGCCGTGGTCGAGGCGCTCGGGCGCTCGACGTTCAGCGAGCGGGCCCTGGACATGGTCACCCTGGACGGCGAGCTCGCCGCGGTGCCCAGCGACGGATGGGGTCAGGTGCTGGTCTACCGCACCGACCTGTTCGAGGCCGCCGGACTGGACGCGCCGGAGTCGCTGACCGACATCGCCGAGGCCGCCGAGGAGCTCGACGGCGGCGGGACGGCGGGGATCGTGCTGGGCACCAAGCCCGGCGACCCGTTCACCACCCAGACCATCGAGGCGCTGCTGCTGGCCAACGGCTGCCGGCTGGCCGACGACTCCGGGGAGGTCACGCTGGACTCGCCCGAGTGCGCCGCGGCGCTGGAGCTCTACGCGCGGATGGCCGACGCCTCGGTCAGCGGCGACCAGGACGTGGAGACCACGCGCGCGGCCTACCTCGCCGGTGACGCCGCGATGCTGTTCTGGGGTTCCCACATCTTCGACGAGCTGGCCGGGCTCGCCCCGGACTTCCCCCCGACCTGCGCGGAGTGCGAGGACGACCCGCGCTTCCTCGCCGAGAACTCCGGGGTGGCGACCGTGCTCACCGGCCCGGACGACCCCGCCGGCGCGCAGTACGGGCTGACGCTGAACCTGGGCGTGCCGCGCGGGGCCGACGCCGAATCGGCGCGGCGGTTCATCGAGTTCCTGCTCGGCGACGGCTACCTGGAGACCCTGGAGGTCTCCACCGAGGGCCGCGTGCCGGTGCGCACGGGCACCGAGGAGGATCCCACCGCCTACGCCGACGCCTGGGCCGACCTGCCCACCGGCGAGGACGAGCAGACCCGCGCGCCGCTCTCGGATCTCTACGACGAGGAGACCGTCCAGGCGATCGTGGACGGCGCGCAGAACTTCCGGCGCTGGGGCTACGGAACCGGGCACGCCGCGCTGGCCGGTTCGCTGGCCGCGCAGAACACGCTGGTGCAGGATGTCAACACGCTGTTCGACGACGGGGATCCGCGGGCCTACGCCGAACGGATGGCGCGGTCCGCCGAAGAGGTCCGGGCCGACGTCGAGTAG